DNA from Krasilnikovia cinnamomea:
GAGTCAACGGCTGGGGCGGCACGTTCCGTCCGGACGAGGTCACGACGGACCTGCGCAACGCCGTCGAGGGGCTTCAACTGGAACTGCCCTACGATCGGCTGGGGACAGTCGCGGTCACTGGCATGCGCAAGCTACTCGCCACGCAGGTGCTGGTTTCACTGGCCGGCCGCGGACCAGCACCCTTCTGATGATGCGACGGCCGTCGACCCACGCGTGGGGGTCCCGGAGTACGGCGAACGGCCCCTCTCGTGGCAGAGAAGGACCGTACGGGCGGTCAGATCGGGCAGCGTCCGCCTATTGGTGGGGCGGATGATTTTGGTTGTGCCGGAGGGCTTCCTCAAGCTGGTCTTCGAGACTGATGATCCGGCATGCCGCTTCCAGGGCAGTGCCCTGCTCGACCATCTCCCGCGCCCGGGCGGCAAGGCGCAACTGGTTGCGGGAGTAGCGGCGGTGCCCGCCGGCAGAGCGGGTCGGGGTGATCAGCTTCGCCTCGCCGAGGCGACGCAGGAAGTCCTGTGAGGCGCCGGTGATCTCCGCGGCGCGGCCCATCGTGTAGGCGGGGTAGTCGTCGTCGCCGAACATGTCGTCGGGTTGGGCCATACAGGTACCTCATCTATGACGAGGGCCCCGGCGCGGAAAGCGCCGGGGCCCGGGGTTACGGGTCGAAAACACCATCTACCGACGTGTTCGTCGGGTTGTCGTATCCGCACCTGCCGCCGTCGGCGGCCTAGGGTGCGAGGATCGCGTAAGCGTGACCGGAGACCACCTCTCGTTCGATGGAAACTGCGGTGTCCGCACCAGAGCCGAAATTCCTGCTGGCAGCGGGCGATCCAACGGTGTTCGGGCCCTCCCTTTCCTCTGCTTCCTACCTCGTGTGCTGCCCGCCGGTGCCGGAGCCCACGCGACTTCATGGCTCCGCCCACGTGCGGCGGACTGTCCTACCCAAGCGAGCCCTGAACCTGCATCGGCCCGCCTGCGCCCTGACCTGGAACTACGTCAGGGTCTTACCTGCCACTTCCGTTTCACTTCCACGTGCCTTGCCTTGCTGCCTGCGGTGATCAGTTACTTCCACCGCTGCGCCGAGCGAGCCACGGAAGGTCCGGGCCCTGTGTAACGCTCGGTCGTCTCGTCTGCGTCTTCGACGATCTCTGCTGTCAACGACAGAAACATTAGTCAGGACCAGCGGGAATGTCTAGTAGCTCCGACATAGATTTTCTCGGCGGCTGGCGCGGCTTCCGCCTCGGATCGACGAACGCCTCGACCGCTTGGCGGCTACCGCGGTCGCGCCCGGGGCGGCCCTGGTGCGTCACCCAGCCGGTGAGCGGACCGTTGACCGGCCTGCCCCCCGAGGGATGTCCGGAATCGGCGGGTCTCGTACCGTGTAGGGGTGCAGAGCAGTCCGGAGCGGGTACTGGCCGGTATCTTGGATGCCGCAGAGAACGCGCCGCCGGTGGACGCGGTGGAGGCGGTCACCAGAGAGCTCGCCGCGGCGCTGAACGCCCGTACCGTCTCGTTCCTGATCGCCGATCTCAGCGGCCGGGCGCTGGTCCGGCTGGCCAACCTGCCGGCCGACGGTGCCGGCGGGCAACGGCGCGAGGGTGACGAGGTCGCCACCGTCATGCCCTTCGACGGCGGTCCCGCCGAGCAGGCGCTGCGCACCCAGACGGTGCAAACCCTGGCGCAACCCGACGGCTGGACGGTGCTGGCCCCGGTCACCGACCGCGGGGAGGTGATCGGCCTGCTGGAGATGACTCTGCCGGACGAGCCGGCCCCGGGGGTGCTGCCGGAGATCGCTCGCACGGCGCACGCGCTGGCGTTCGTGGTGATCGCCAACCGGCGGCATACCGACCTGTTCGAGTGGGGACAACGCACCACCCCGTTCACGCTGTCCGCGGAGATCCAGCGCCGTCTGCTGCCCGGCTCCTACACCTGTGAGGCCAGCGCGTTCACCTTGTCCGGTTGGCTGGAGCCCGCCGCGAGTATCGCCGGGGACACCTTCGACTACAGCCTGGCCCGCGACACGCTGTACTTCAGCGTCACCGACGCGATGGGCCATGGGGTGGCCAGCGCGCTGACGGCCACGCTCGGCGTAGGCAGCCTGCGCAACACCCGCCGTCGCGGGGCCACCCTGACCGAACAGGCCGACGCAGCGAACGCCGCACTGGCCGAGAACGCCGTCGTCCCGGGCGGCTATGTCACCGCGGTACTCGGCCGCCTCGACCTGCGCACCGGGGAGTGCTCGCTGCTCAACGCCGGGCACGTGCCACCGCTACTCGTCCGCGACGGCGACACCCGGCAGCTGCCGCTACCCGGCAACTTCCCCCTGGGTATGTTCCCCGAGGCCGGCTTCCACGGCGCAGAGATCACGCTGCGCGCGGGGGACCGCCTTGTCCTGTTCACCGACGGCATGCGCGAACGCAGAGCCGCCAGCCTGAACCTCCCCGCACGGCTGCGGGAGATGACGGCGCTGCACCCGCGGGAGGCCGCCCGCGCGCTGGCCGACGCCGTACTCGAGATCGCCGGACCGGACCTGGACGACGACGCCACCCTGCTGATCGTCGACTGGCACAGCGGGCACAGCGCGCAACGCAGTACCAGCGCCGGCGCCGACCAGGCGCGGACCAGCGCGCCGCTGCCCCATTGACTAGCCGCTGGTCCCGGCGTCCGCCGGCCGCCCATCAGCCGAGGCCGCCTCGACACTGTCATAGACGGCAATGACCCGATCGACCGACGTGATCTCCAGGACGCTGCGCACGGCGGGCTGCACTGCGGCGAGTCCCAACCGGCCGCCGGCCTCCCGCAACGCCTTGTAAGCGGTCACCAGCGCACCCAGCGCGCTGGAATCCATGAAGCTGACCCCGGCGAGATCCACCACCACCCGGCGGTCCCCCGCGTCGATCAGCCGTTGCAGACCCGCACCCAACTGCGCGGACGTGGCCATGTCCAACTCGCCGCGGACCTCCACCACGGTGCAGTTCCTGCCGGGCCGGGCCGCCATCAGCAGATCCACCACAACCTCCCCGCCTTGATGATCCGCCTCAACCCCTCTTGCAGCAGGTCAGCGACTAGCGTGGGCAGTAACTGTTGTCGGTTAATGTCACCACACTCGGGTACTGCCGTCCAGAAGGAGCGCAGTATCGCCCACTGCGCGACACCGCAAACAGACGCGGCCCAGCAACCGGCCGAGCAGGAGCAGCGCAGTGCACGTCACCACGAGGCTGTCGTTACCCCGGCACCCGTCCACCGTGACCCGCGCCCGCCAGGTACTCACCACCCTGTTGAGCCTCACCGGAGCCGATGAGGAAGTGCGCGGAAACCTCGCTGTGCTCATCTCCGAAGCGTGCGCGAACGCCGTGACGCACTCCGATCCCGATAGCACCGTCGACGTCGCGATCGTCATCGACGACGACAACTGCCAGATCGAGATCAGCAACCGCGGCACCGCCCCGGACGGTGCGGGACTCGACGCCGGCCTGCCCGCTGATCCCCTCGCCCTCGGCGGGCGCGGGCTGCCCTTCATCGCCGCACTCGCCGACAGCGCCGCCTTCGTGACTGTGCGGCCCGGCCAAGTGTTGCTACGCATGCGGAAGTACCTCTTCGCGAGCCAACTACCGCAGTCCTGACACGCAACGCCGCACCGGCTCCCGCGACACATTCGCGACCGCCTGCACCTGCCGGGTACCGGCGGGTGCCACGACCGTGCTGACTGGCGGCATCGGCGCTGGTCACCGCAGCGATCCCGGCGCGAAGAGGTGCGAACACTTTCGTGGCCAGCGGCGAAGAGGGGTTGAGAGGATGGTGACAGCCGATGGAGACGGACGTGGATGTGGACCTGAGTCGCTACGCCCGAGACGCGCCCGTCATCGCCACCCAACACGGCGATGGCATGACGCGGGTCAACGGAAGCGGGCGCGGCGACGCCACGTTTCCCACGGACGCCGAGAAGATCGCTCAGGCCAAGCGGTCGCCGGAGCATTTCGCGGCGGTTTTCGACCGGCACTACCGGCGGATCTATGCCTACGCGGCGCGGCGATTGGGACCTGATCTGGCCGAGGACGTCGCGTCGGAGACGTTCATGGTCGCTTTCAGCCGCATCGACGGCTACGACATGAGCTACCCGGATGCCGCGCCGTGGTTGTACGGCATCGCGTCCAACCTGATCGCTCGTCAGGGGCGAGCCGAGTCGAAGCGGTACAAGACGCTGGCGAAGCTGTCGCCGGACGAGGCGGTCGGCGCCCACGACGACGCGGTCGCCGGGCGGCTCGACGCCGCGACGGCGAAGGGCCGGCTGGCGCGGGCGCTGCGCCGGCTGTCCGCGGCCAATCGCGACGTGCTGCTGCTGGTGGCGTGGGCCGGGCTCAGTCAGCCCGAGGTGGCAGCGGCGCTGGGCATTCCGGCCGGCACGGTCCGGTCACGGTTGCACCGCGCGCGGCAGGAAATGCGTACGGCACTTGGGGGAAGGACTTTTCAGTGAACGAGATCGACGTACTTCAGGATGTTTTCGGACCGGACGAGGCCCCTTCGTTGGCGGCGCACGACCGGGCCCGGGCGGCACTGCTCGATCGGTTGAGCGGTCCCGCCCCGGTGGTCCGCCGGCGGCCCCGCTGGACGTTGCGGATCGCCGCGGCCGTCCTGACCGCGGCGGCCGCGACCGTCGGTGTCGTGGCGGTGGAGAACCTCAACACGGCTACGCCGGGCACCACCGGGCGCAACGGCGACAAGCCGCCCGTCGCCGGCCGTCCGGTGCTCCCGACGCTGCCGTTCGCCAAGCCCGCCGCGGCGGCCGAGGTGCTGGAGAACGCGGCGTTCACGGCCGCGCTGAAGCCGTGGGTGAAGCCGCGTCCCGACCAGTTCGCCTACATCGAGCGGACGCAGACCTTCAACGACCCGAAACTCGACGCCAAGGAGCCGAACGCGGCGCTGGTGAAGGGCAAGACCCATGAGACTCGCCTGGAGTCGTGGGTGCGCATCGACGGCAAGGTCCATGCCGGCCGGACCGACGGTGGAAAGCTCGACGTCGCGGACGGGACGCATTTCGCGACGAGTCCGTACGACGAGCTGGCCGGGCTGACCTCGCCGGAGAAGATCGACCGGTATCTCGCGAAGCCGAAGAGGTCCGGCTGGTCCGATCCGGGCATGATGATCCTGCAGGAGGTTCTCCCGCCGGACGTCGAGGCCGCGGTCTTCCGCTGGTACGCCCGCAAGCCCGGCGTGAAGATCGACACCAACGCCGTCAACCTCGACGGACGGCCGGCGGTCGCGGTGACGATCAGTGTCGACGGCTGGGTCAACGACGATTTCCTGTTCGACCCGAAGACCTACCAGTTGATCGGCCTGCGCTCAGTGGTCGTGAAGGACCACGTCTCCGAGGCGCTCGACGGAACCAACCGGTTCAAGAAGGGCGACGTGCTGAATCTGGAGATCCGTATCCGGGCCGGGATCGTGGACAAGGTAGGCGACACGGTCTGACACGCCTCCAGC
Protein-coding regions in this window:
- a CDS encoding MerR family transcriptional regulator, which codes for MAQPDDMFGDDDYPAYTMGRAAEITGASQDFLRRLGEAKLITPTRSAGGHRRYSRNQLRLAARAREMVEQGTALEAACRIISLEDQLEEALRHNQNHPPHQ
- a CDS encoding PP2C family protein-serine/threonine phosphatase, with the protein product MQSSPERVLAGILDAAENAPPVDAVEAVTRELAAALNARTVSFLIADLSGRALVRLANLPADGAGGQRREGDEVATVMPFDGGPAEQALRTQTVQTLAQPDGWTVLAPVTDRGEVIGLLEMTLPDEPAPGVLPEIARTAHALAFVVIANRRHTDLFEWGQRTTPFTLSAEIQRRLLPGSYTCEASAFTLSGWLEPAASIAGDTFDYSLARDTLYFSVTDAMGHGVASALTATLGVGSLRNTRRRGATLTEQADAANAALAENAVVPGGYVTAVLGRLDLRTGECSLLNAGHVPPLLVRDGDTRQLPLPGNFPLGMFPEAGFHGAEITLRAGDRLVLFTDGMRERRAASLNLPARLREMTALHPREAARALADAVLEIAGPDLDDDATLLIVDWHSGHSAQRSTSAGADQARTSAPLPH
- a CDS encoding STAS domain-containing protein, encoding MDLLMAARPGRNCTVVEVRGELDMATSAQLGAGLQRLIDAGDRRVVVDLAGVSFMDSSALGALVTAYKALREAGGRLGLAAVQPAVRSVLEITSVDRVIAVYDSVEAASADGRPADAGTSG
- a CDS encoding ATP-binding protein → MHVTTRLSLPRHPSTVTRARQVLTTLLSLTGADEEVRGNLAVLISEACANAVTHSDPDSTVDVAIVIDDDNCQIEISNRGTAPDGAGLDAGLPADPLALGGRGLPFIAALADSAAFVTVRPGQVLLRMRKYLFASQLPQS
- a CDS encoding RNA polymerase sigma factor — encoded protein: METDVDVDLSRYARDAPVIATQHGDGMTRVNGSGRGDATFPTDAEKIAQAKRSPEHFAAVFDRHYRRIYAYAARRLGPDLAEDVASETFMVAFSRIDGYDMSYPDAAPWLYGIASNLIARQGRAESKRYKTLAKLSPDEAVGAHDDAVAGRLDAATAKGRLARALRRLSAANRDVLLLVAWAGLSQPEVAAALGIPAGTVRSRLHRARQEMRTALGGRTFQ
- a CDS encoding CU044_5270 family protein encodes the protein MNEIDVLQDVFGPDEAPSLAAHDRARAALLDRLSGPAPVVRRRPRWTLRIAAAVLTAAAATVGVVAVENLNTATPGTTGRNGDKPPVAGRPVLPTLPFAKPAAAAEVLENAAFTAALKPWVKPRPDQFAYIERTQTFNDPKLDAKEPNAALVKGKTHETRLESWVRIDGKVHAGRTDGGKLDVADGTHFATSPYDELAGLTSPEKIDRYLAKPKRSGWSDPGMMILQEVLPPDVEAAVFRWYARKPGVKIDTNAVNLDGRPAVAVTISVDGWVNDDFLFDPKTYQLIGLRSVVVKDHVSEALDGTNRFKKGDVLNLEIRIRAGIVDKVGDTV